In the Pseudonocardia cypriaca genome, one interval contains:
- a CDS encoding TIGR03560 family F420-dependent LLM class oxidoreductase → MRFAIKTRPEHTTWERMRDVWVAADEFDVFESAWNWDHFYPLSGDLAGPNLEGWTTLAALAQATRRIRVGCQVTGMIYRHPAVLANMAATVDVISNGRLELGVGAGWNQQECDAYGIPLPPLRERFDRFDEGVEAMIGLLRDPVTTFKGSYVALTEARCEPKPVQRPHPPITIGGKGPRRTLGAVARWAQAWNVIVADADEWHPLKETLVVRCAEVGRDPAEITCSVNVRIDGDVPQEEAISAALDQVAGFTAAGVDLIVLNLPLDATPEILRPLADALAPLS, encoded by the coding sequence ATGCGCTTCGCGATCAAGACCCGGCCCGAGCACACGACGTGGGAACGGATGCGGGACGTCTGGGTGGCCGCGGACGAGTTCGACGTGTTCGAGTCGGCGTGGAACTGGGACCACTTCTACCCGCTGAGCGGCGACCTGGCCGGACCGAACCTGGAGGGCTGGACGACGCTCGCGGCGCTCGCCCAGGCCACCCGCCGGATCCGCGTCGGATGCCAGGTCACCGGCATGATCTACCGCCACCCCGCCGTGCTGGCCAACATGGCCGCCACCGTCGACGTCATCTCGAACGGCCGGCTGGAGCTGGGGGTCGGCGCCGGGTGGAACCAGCAGGAGTGCGACGCGTACGGGATCCCGCTGCCACCGCTGCGGGAGCGGTTCGACCGGTTCGACGAAGGCGTCGAGGCGATGATCGGGCTGCTGCGCGACCCGGTCACCACGTTCAAGGGCAGCTACGTCGCGCTCACCGAGGCCCGCTGCGAGCCCAAGCCGGTGCAGCGGCCCCACCCGCCGATCACGATCGGTGGCAAGGGCCCGCGCCGCACGCTCGGCGCCGTCGCCCGCTGGGCGCAGGCCTGGAACGTGATCGTCGCCGACGCGGACGAGTGGCACCCGCTGAAGGAGACGCTCGTCGTCCGCTGCGCCGAGGTCGGCCGCGACCCCGCCGAGATCACGTGCTCGGTCAACGTCCGGATCGACGGCGACGTCCCGCAGGAGGAGGCGATCTCGGCCGCGCTCGACCAGGTCGCGGGTTTCACCGCGGCCGGCGTCGACCTGATCGTGCTGAACCTCCCGCTGGACGCCACCCCGGAGATCCTCCGGCCACTCGCCGACGCGCTCGCGCCGTTGTCCTGA
- a CDS encoding DUF885 family protein gives MHYCAAPTRQHEDAVRYVPAPRPDLSYFALAAARDPRTALAHEGVHAQQLAMSWAHPDPARRHYYDSTVNEGIAFYHEELMLLSGLFDDAPASAEFIANAMRLRALRVEVDVALALGEISVDDAAAQLAETVPMDRRTAWEEAVFFAGNPGQGLSYQMGKLQVLDLLATCQQHAGRAFDLQGFHDRLWREGNVPLALQRWEVLGRRDHLDEADRLAFVGARDPGWGGA, from the coding sequence CTGCACTACTGCGCTGCGCCGACCCGTCAGCACGAGGACGCCGTGCGCTACGTGCCGGCGCCCCGCCCCGACCTGTCGTACTTCGCGCTGGCCGCGGCGCGCGACCCGCGCACCGCGCTCGCCCACGAGGGCGTGCACGCCCAGCAGCTCGCAATGTCCTGGGCCCATCCCGATCCGGCCCGCCGCCACTACTACGACTCCACGGTGAACGAGGGGATCGCCTTCTACCACGAGGAGTTGATGCTGCTGTCAGGGCTCTTCGACGACGCCCCGGCCAGCGCCGAGTTCATCGCCAACGCGATGCGGCTGCGGGCGCTGCGGGTCGAGGTGGACGTCGCGCTCGCGCTCGGCGAGATCTCGGTCGACGACGCCGCCGCGCAGCTCGCCGAGACCGTCCCGATGGACCGGAGGACAGCCTGGGAAGAGGCCGTCTTCTTCGCCGGCAACCCCGGCCAGGGGCTCAGCTACCAGATGGGGAAGCTGCAGGTCCTCGACCTGCTCGCGACCTGTCAGCAGCACGCCGGTCGTGCGTTCGACCTGCAGGGCTTCCACGACCGGCTGTGGCGTGAGGGCAACGTCCCCCTCGCCCTGCAGCGCTGGGAGGTCCTGGGCCGGCGCGACCACCTGGACGAGGCCGACCGACTTGCTTTCGTCGGTGCTCGCGATCCCGGGTGGGGCGGCGCATGA
- a CDS encoding thiamine pyrophosphate-binding protein: MTVAELVGRALAELGVGHAFGVVGSGNFHVTNALRAGGVGYVAARHEGGAATMADAYARTSGRVGVLTVHQGCGLTNALTGITEAAKSRTPMIVLAADTGAGAVRSNFRIDQDALARSVGAVAERVHSAGTALDDVVRAYRTAVEQRRTVVLNLPLDVQAAEADAGPVPAAQPLAPVRPGADAVEALARLIAGAERPVFVAGRGARGAGQQLRELAAASGALLATSAVAAGLFADDPWSLGISGGFATPLAAELISGADLVVGWGCALNMWTMRHGALIGPDATVVQVDLDADAIGANRPVHLGVLGDVRATAADVRAALDGPRTGYRTPQVAAAVAERGRWRDEPHKDLTGADGIDPRTLTIALDDLLPTERTVAVDSGNFMGYPSAYLRVPDEHGFCLTQGFQSIGLGLATAIGAAVARPDRLTVAALGDGGALMSAAELETVTRLGLSMVVVVYDDRGYGAEVHHFTGEDPATVVFPDTDIAAIGRGYGFEAVTVNAPADLDAVAQWVAGPRRAPLLVHARIASDGGSWWLAEAFRGH; the protein is encoded by the coding sequence GTGACGGTCGCCGAACTCGTCGGACGCGCCCTCGCCGAGCTGGGCGTCGGCCACGCGTTCGGGGTGGTCGGCAGCGGCAACTTCCACGTGACGAACGCGCTGCGCGCGGGCGGCGTCGGGTACGTCGCCGCCCGGCACGAGGGCGGGGCCGCCACGATGGCCGACGCGTACGCCCGCACCAGCGGGCGGGTCGGCGTGCTCACGGTGCACCAGGGCTGCGGGCTCACCAACGCGCTGACCGGCATCACCGAGGCCGCGAAGAGCCGCACCCCGATGATCGTGCTCGCCGCCGACACCGGGGCGGGCGCGGTGCGCTCGAACTTCCGGATCGACCAGGACGCGCTGGCCCGGTCGGTGGGAGCGGTGGCCGAGCGGGTGCACTCAGCCGGTACGGCGCTCGACGACGTCGTCCGCGCCTACCGGACCGCCGTCGAGCAGCGCCGCACCGTGGTGCTCAACCTGCCGCTCGACGTGCAGGCGGCCGAAGCGGACGCAGGGCCGGTGCCCGCCGCGCAGCCGCTCGCCCCGGTCCGTCCGGGTGCGGACGCGGTCGAGGCGCTCGCGCGACTGATCGCGGGGGCGGAGCGGCCGGTCTTCGTCGCCGGTCGTGGCGCCCGCGGTGCCGGTCAGCAGCTGCGAGAGCTCGCCGCCGCTTCGGGGGCGTTGCTGGCCACGTCCGCCGTCGCGGCGGGGCTCTTCGCCGACGACCCGTGGTCGCTGGGGATCTCCGGCGGCTTCGCCACGCCGCTCGCGGCCGAGCTGATCTCCGGAGCCGACCTGGTCGTCGGGTGGGGCTGCGCGCTCAACATGTGGACGATGCGCCACGGCGCGCTCATCGGCCCGGACGCCACGGTCGTGCAGGTGGACCTGGACGCCGACGCGATCGGCGCCAACCGTCCGGTGCACCTGGGCGTGCTGGGCGACGTCCGCGCGACGGCGGCGGACGTCCGTGCCGCGCTCGACGGGCCGCGCACCGGCTACCGCACGCCGCAGGTCGCGGCCGCGGTCGCCGAGCGCGGCCGCTGGCGCGACGAGCCCCACAAGGACCTGACCGGCGCCGACGGCATCGACCCCCGCACACTCACGATCGCCCTTGACGACCTGCTTCCCACCGAACGGACGGTGGCCGTCGACTCGGGCAACTTCATGGGCTACCCGAGCGCCTACCTCCGGGTTCCCGACGAGCACGGCTTCTGCCTCACCCAGGGCTTCCAGTCGATTGGGCTCGGGCTGGCCACCGCGATCGGCGCCGCCGTCGCCCGGCCGGACCGGCTCACGGTGGCTGCGCTGGGTGACGGCGGGGCGCTGATGTCGGCGGCCGAGCTGGAGACGGTGACGCGCCTGGGCCTGTCGATGGTGGTCGTGGTGTACGACGACCGCGGCTACGGCGCCGAGGTGCACCACTTCACCGGCGAGGACCCGGCGACGGTCGTGTTCCCGGACACCGACATCGCCGCGATCGGCCGGGGGTACGGCTTCGAGGCCGTCACCGTGAACGCGCCCGCGGACCTCGACGCCGTGGCGCAGTGGGTGGCCGGGCCGCGGAGGGCCCCTCTGCTGGTGCACGCCCGCATCGCGTCCGACGGTGGCTCGTGGTGGCTGGCGGAGGCCTTCCGCGGCCACTGA
- a CDS encoding GAF domain-containing protein yields the protein MPDDDPARSRPNVLAGLRLDELLHEVQERLAEIVQIRDRMQGLLDAVFAVAAGLELDATLQRIVRSAVHLVDARYGALGVLAPDGAISRFITVGLDDETRARMGRPPEGKGLLGQLVLDPRPLRMADLGTHESSVGFPANHPPMHSFLGVPVRIRDSVFGNLYLTEKRGGGEFTPDDEVVLEALAAAAGIAVQNADLFEQSRLRQAWLEASGEIRGEILSGATEEDALGLVALRAQELTRSDATLIVLGPDPADEHFTVRAQRGAEDIRLVGRSLGARERLLREVVETRTAVLAPSASALLEDAEELLEFGPSIAVPMQSQDRVTGVLVALRKRDAPPFQPSAVPLLTSFAEQATLALELGEKNRAQRQLDVFGDRDRIARDLHDRVIQRLFATGLQLQSTLRRSPDPAVQRRIQQAVEDLDETVREIRTSIFDLHTSGEAADGGLRRRLLDAASDAAAGWGLTPSVRIAGAVDTLVPADVAAHAVAVVREAVSNAARHAHADRVTLTVEAGDELLVDVVDDGSGIEPGVARSGLRNLEGRALDCGGSFTVGPTPRGGTRLSWRVPLR from the coding sequence ATGCCTGACGACGACCCGGCGCGGTCGCGACCGAACGTCCTGGCCGGGTTGCGCCTGGACGAGCTGCTGCACGAGGTGCAGGAGCGGCTGGCGGAGATCGTGCAGATCCGCGACCGGATGCAGGGCCTGCTCGACGCGGTGTTCGCGGTCGCGGCGGGCCTCGAGCTGGACGCGACCCTGCAGCGGATCGTGCGGTCGGCCGTCCACCTGGTCGATGCGCGCTACGGGGCGCTGGGGGTGCTGGCGCCCGACGGTGCGATCTCGCGCTTCATCACCGTGGGCCTCGACGACGAGACGCGTGCGCGGATGGGGCGGCCGCCCGAGGGCAAGGGGCTGCTGGGCCAGCTGGTGCTCGACCCGCGGCCGCTGCGCATGGCCGATCTGGGTACCCACGAGTCGTCGGTCGGCTTCCCGGCGAACCACCCGCCGATGCACAGCTTCCTCGGGGTGCCCGTGCGGATCCGCGACTCGGTGTTCGGCAACCTGTACCTCACCGAGAAGCGCGGCGGCGGGGAGTTCACCCCCGACGACGAGGTCGTGCTGGAGGCACTCGCCGCCGCCGCGGGGATCGCCGTGCAGAACGCGGACCTGTTCGAACAGTCCCGGTTGCGCCAGGCCTGGCTGGAGGCCTCCGGCGAGATCCGCGGGGAGATCCTGTCGGGCGCGACCGAGGAGGACGCCCTCGGCCTGGTCGCGCTGCGCGCCCAAGAACTGACCAGGTCCGACGCCACGTTGATCGTGCTGGGGCCGGACCCGGCCGACGAGCACTTCACCGTGCGCGCTCAGCGGGGCGCCGAGGACATCCGCCTCGTCGGCCGGTCGCTCGGAGCGCGTGAGCGGCTGCTGCGCGAGGTCGTCGAGACGCGCACCGCGGTACTCGCCCCCTCGGCGAGCGCACTGCTGGAGGACGCCGAAGAGCTGCTGGAGTTCGGGCCGTCGATCGCCGTGCCGATGCAGTCGCAGGACCGGGTGACGGGGGTGCTGGTCGCTCTGCGGAAGCGGGATGCGCCGCCGTTCCAGCCCAGCGCGGTGCCGCTGCTCACCTCCTTCGCCGAGCAGGCGACGCTCGCGCTGGAGCTGGGGGAGAAGAACCGGGCCCAGCGCCAGCTGGACGTGTTCGGCGACCGCGACCGCATCGCCCGCGATCTGCACGACCGGGTCATCCAGCGCCTCTTCGCCACCGGCCTGCAGCTGCAGAGCACGCTGCGGCGCAGCCCCGACCCGGCCGTGCAGCGGCGGATCCAGCAGGCGGTCGAGGACCTCGACGAGACGGTGCGCGAGATCCGCACGTCGATCTTCGACCTGCACACGAGCGGCGAGGCGGCCGACGGCGGGCTGCGCCGCCGCCTCCTGGACGCCGCGTCGGACGCGGCCGCGGGGTGGGGGCTGACGCCGTCCGTGCGGATCGCTGGGGCGGTCGACACGCTCGTCCCAGCGGACGTCGCCGCGCACGCCGTGGCCGTGGTGCGCGAGGCCGTGAGCAACGCCGCCCGGCATGCCCATGCCGACCGGGTCACCCTGACCGTGGAGGCAGGCGACGAGCTCCTCGTCGACGTCGTGGACGACGGATCCGGTATCGAGCCGGGCGTGGCGCGCAGCGGCCTGCGCAACCTGGAGGGCCGCGCGCTGGACTGCGGCGGATCGTTCACCGTCGGACCGACGCCCCGCGGCGGCACCCGGTTGAGCTGGCGGGTGCCGCTGCGGTGA
- a CDS encoding alpha/beta fold hydrolase: MVTTFVLVHGSFCNSAAWAPTVRELTLRGHRALAVDLPGHGLGATIPSGYLGTQDPEALATEPSGMAGIGTADDVAAVTEVLRRARANGPVVLVGHSRGGLTLTAVGNAVPELVDRLVYVAAWCCVDATVSEYSAGPENAESLLGDTGLVPLADPAQVGAIRLNWRTGDPDVLDRLQVAVLADGSRTELLAYLHHQEADETISVDEAATRGQAGTWGRIPRTYVRLTADRSVPPALQDRFIAEADALTPDNPTDVRSIDSSHVRFQIHPGEFVEILDELAPAKVTPGRQRVG; this comes from the coding sequence ATGGTCACCACGTTCGTCCTCGTGCACGGATCCTTCTGCAACTCGGCGGCATGGGCGCCGACGGTCCGCGAGCTCACGCTGCGCGGGCACCGGGCGCTCGCCGTCGACCTGCCCGGCCACGGACTCGGCGCGACGATCCCCAGCGGCTACCTCGGCACCCAGGACCCGGAGGCGCTCGCGACCGAGCCGAGCGGCATGGCCGGGATCGGCACGGCCGACGACGTCGCCGCCGTCACCGAGGTGCTGCGCCGCGCTCGCGCGAACGGGCCCGTCGTCCTCGTCGGGCACAGTCGCGGTGGCCTCACCCTCACGGCCGTCGGCAACGCCGTCCCCGAGCTGGTGGACCGGCTCGTCTACGTCGCGGCGTGGTGCTGCGTGGACGCGACCGTCAGCGAGTACTCGGCCGGCCCGGAGAACGCCGAGAGCCTGCTGGGCGACACCGGGCTCGTCCCGCTCGCCGACCCGGCGCAGGTCGGCGCGATCCGGCTGAACTGGCGCACCGGCGACCCGGACGTGCTCGACCGGCTGCAGGTCGCCGTGCTCGCCGACGGCTCCCGCACCGAGCTGCTGGCCTACCTGCACCACCAGGAGGCCGACGAGACCATCTCCGTCGACGAGGCCGCCACCCGCGGGCAGGCCGGCACCTGGGGGCGGATCCCGCGCACGTACGTCCGGCTCACCGCGGACCGCTCCGTGCCGCCCGCCCTCCAGGACCGGTTCATCGCGGAGGCCGACGCCCTCACCCCGGACAACCCGACGGACGTGCGCTCGATCGACAGCAGCCACGTGCGGTTCCAGATCCACCCCGGCGAGTTCGTGGAGATCCTCGACGAGCTGGCGCCCGCGAAGGTCACCCCGGGTCGGCAACGGGTGGGGTGA
- a CDS encoding cyclase family protein: MSVLSDLLAALRDRTVEVIDLTAPLQADTPVLQLPPPFANASAFGLSEISRYDDRGPAWYWNDIHTSEHTGTHFDAPVHWVTAKDGEDIAQVAPQKLLAPAAVLDLADQAASNPDFLLEIEHVRAWEKEHGPLPEGGWLLYRTGWDARSADAEAFLNAGATPGISVECAKWLAEEAPVIGIGVETVGTDAGAAHGFDPPFPCHSFLLGAGKYGLTQLQNLAQLPPSGAVVVAGPLPIVGGSGSPARVLALVER; encoded by the coding sequence CCCCGCTGCAGGCGGACACGCCGGTCCTGCAGCTGCCGCCGCCGTTCGCCAACGCTTCGGCGTTCGGGCTCTCCGAGATCAGCCGCTACGACGACCGCGGCCCGGCCTGGTACTGGAACGACATCCACACCTCCGAGCACACCGGCACGCACTTCGACGCGCCGGTCCACTGGGTCACGGCGAAGGACGGGGAGGACATCGCACAGGTCGCGCCGCAGAAGCTGCTCGCACCCGCCGCGGTGCTCGACCTCGCCGACCAGGCGGCCTCGAACCCCGACTTCCTCCTCGAGATCGAGCACGTGCGGGCGTGGGAGAAGGAGCACGGGCCGCTGCCGGAGGGCGGGTGGCTGCTCTACCGCACGGGCTGGGACGCGCGCAGCGCTGACGCCGAGGCGTTCCTGAACGCGGGCGCGACGCCGGGGATCTCGGTCGAGTGCGCGAAGTGGCTCGCCGAGGAGGCCCCGGTGATCGGGATCGGCGTGGAGACCGTCGGAACGGACGCGGGCGCGGCCCACGGCTTCGACCCGCCGTTCCCCTGCCACAGCTTCCTGCTCGGAGCCGGCAAGTACGGGCTCACGCAGCTGCAGAACCTGGCCCAGCTGCCGCCCAGCGGGGCGGTGGTCGTGGCGGGTCCGTTGCCGATCGTCGGCGGGTCCGGCAGCCCGGCGCGCGTCTTGGCATTGGTGGAGCGGTGA
- a CDS encoding SAM-dependent methyltransferase, whose protein sequence is MTDETPRPDANTGIDTTVPHSARVWNYWLGGKDNYAVDRETGDAVIAVYPQIKVNARESRAFLRRVVQFLAGEVGIRQFLDIGTGLPTADNTHEVAQRVAPDARVVYADNDPLVLAHARALLVGTPEGMTKYLHADIRDVPDLMSGAAEILDFTEPVAVLMLGVLGHIHDTDEARSLVAQILARLPSGSYVTICDAILTEARRNAEKTYSERDGVHYHARRPAEIESFFDGLEWVEPGFTSVSLWRADLPADDPTGNVLPLMSPSPVDQYGGVARKP, encoded by the coding sequence GTGACCGACGAGACGCCGAGACCAGACGCGAATACCGGGATCGACACCACCGTCCCGCACTCGGCACGGGTCTGGAACTACTGGTTGGGCGGCAAGGACAACTACGCCGTCGACCGCGAGACCGGCGACGCCGTGATAGCGGTGTATCCGCAGATCAAGGTGAACGCGCGGGAGTCGCGGGCGTTCCTGCGGCGGGTCGTGCAGTTCCTGGCCGGCGAGGTCGGCATCCGGCAGTTCCTCGACATCGGCACCGGCCTGCCCACGGCGGACAACACCCACGAGGTCGCCCAACGCGTCGCCCCGGACGCCCGCGTGGTGTACGCCGACAACGACCCGCTGGTGCTCGCGCACGCGCGGGCCCTCCTCGTCGGCACGCCGGAGGGCATGACCAAGTACCTGCACGCCGACATCCGCGACGTCCCGGACCTGATGAGCGGTGCGGCGGAGATCCTCGACTTCACCGAACCGGTCGCCGTGCTCATGCTGGGCGTGCTCGGACACATCCACGACACCGACGAGGCCCGGTCGCTGGTCGCGCAGATCCTCGCCCGGCTGCCCTCCGGCAGCTACGTCACCATCTGCGACGCCATCCTGACGGAGGCCAGGCGGAACGCCGAGAAGACGTACTCCGAGCGGGACGGCGTGCACTACCACGCCCGCCGGCCGGCGGAGATCGAGTCGTTCTTCGACGGGCTGGAGTGGGTCGAGCCGGGGTTCACCTCCGTGTCGCTGTGGCGCGCCGACCTCCCGGCCGATGACCCGACGGGCAACGTGCTGCCGCTCATGTCGCCGTCACCCGTCGACCAGTACGGCGGGGTTGCGCGGAAGCCGTAG
- a CDS encoding glycoside hydrolase family 16 protein, giving the protein MSRFPRRAWWALLGAVALLVAGCGGAATDPDQPHLFEALPAPSPPPTAVPTPLFDDARSANGRPAGTAGREWRLVFSDDFDGPRLDPKAWNRYNSVGGFGSGFRRPEAITVEDGKLRITARGNISGGMNHERSQTYGRWEFRARTEKGRGLGSAILLWPDSLDMRADGELDMMEVPDEGRSEAHFVIHYSTQNKLAGTQIAGDFSQWHTFAMDWLPNRITWYVDGVKQFETTDRNVIPRSPMHLAIQLDMGPFEEWIPAPDETTPAEVRLEVDWVRVYARR; this is encoded by the coding sequence ATGTCCCGGTTCCCGCGGCGCGCCTGGTGGGCGCTGCTCGGTGCCGTCGCCCTTCTGGTGGCCGGATGCGGGGGTGCCGCGACCGACCCGGACCAGCCCCACCTGTTCGAGGCGCTCCCGGCGCCGTCGCCCCCACCGACCGCCGTCCCCACCCCGCTGTTCGACGACGCGCGCTCGGCGAACGGCCGGCCCGCCGGGACCGCCGGGCGTGAGTGGCGGCTGGTCTTCAGCGACGACTTCGACGGTCCGCGGCTCGATCCGAAGGCCTGGAACCGCTACAACTCCGTCGGCGGGTTCGGCAGCGGCTTCCGCCGCCCCGAAGCGATCACCGTCGAGGACGGGAAGCTGCGGATCACCGCCCGCGGCAACATCTCCGGCGGCATGAACCACGAGCGCAGCCAGACCTACGGGCGATGGGAGTTCCGGGCCCGCACCGAGAAGGGCCGCGGCCTCGGCTCGGCGATCCTGCTGTGGCCGGACTCCCTCGACATGAGGGCCGACGGCGAGCTGGACATGATGGAGGTGCCGGACGAAGGCCGGTCCGAGGCCCACTTCGTGATCCACTACTCCACGCAGAACAAGCTCGCCGGAACCCAGATAGCCGGCGACTTCAGCCAATGGCACACGTTCGCGATGGACTGGCTGCCCAACCGGATCACCTGGTACGTCGACGGGGTCAAGCAGTTCGAGACCACCGACCGCAACGTGATCCCGAGGAGCCCGATGCACCTGGCGATCCAGCTCGACATGGGCCCGTTCGAGGAGTGGATCCCGGCGCCGGACGAGACGACGCCCGCTGAGGTCCGCCTCGAGGTCGACTGGGTACGGGTGTACGCGCGTCGCTAG
- a CDS encoding DUF885 family protein, with the protein MGLDGLAGEFWAWRAATQPDSYDDITRIERPAGWVADWSPGAVQGRRRALASFVERYRELDLTSEPVAVQVDGRLLGCALARVHWELELLRGWERNPRFHLDQALVPIYNRLLEPPPIDAARAEALLRHLRRVPVVLAQARENLAGRAAPSFAEHAVRALDAADARLRTAMHALTPHLPRLQAAGLPAATDLAAAALVEYREWLEVQLPSFTGPTAPGPAAFAFFLHRSRCCRTRWSGCARRAARNWLVRSPPRPSCATGTGTRPTPRSSPTWRHTWLASAPTSSPSAGSTSSGAS; encoded by the coding sequence ATGGGGCTCGACGGGCTCGCAGGGGAGTTCTGGGCGTGGCGGGCGGCGACCCAGCCGGACTCCTACGACGACATCACCCGGATCGAGCGGCCGGCCGGGTGGGTGGCGGACTGGTCGCCCGGAGCGGTCCAGGGGCGGCGGCGCGCGCTCGCGTCCTTCGTCGAGCGCTACCGGGAGCTCGACCTGACGTCCGAGCCGGTCGCGGTGCAGGTGGACGGACGCCTGCTCGGCTGCGCGCTGGCCCGGGTGCACTGGGAGCTGGAGCTGCTGCGCGGCTGGGAGCGCAACCCCCGCTTCCACCTGGACCAGGCGCTGGTGCCCATCTACAACCGGCTGCTGGAACCGCCGCCGATCGACGCGGCCCGCGCCGAGGCGCTGCTGCGGCACCTGCGGCGGGTGCCCGTCGTGCTGGCCCAGGCGCGGGAGAACCTGGCGGGGCGTGCCGCGCCGTCGTTCGCCGAGCACGCGGTCCGCGCGCTCGACGCCGCCGACGCCCGGCTGCGCACCGCGATGCACGCGCTGACGCCGCACCTGCCCCGGCTGCAGGCCGCCGGCCTCCCGGCCGCCACCGACCTGGCGGCGGCTGCGCTCGTGGAGTACCGGGAGTGGCTCGAGGTGCAGCTGCCGTCGTTCACGGGACCGACCGCGCCCGGCCCGGCCGCGTTCGCGTTCTTCCTGCACCGGTCGCGCTGCTGCCGCACCCGGTGGAGCGGCTGCGCGCGCAGGGCCGCCAGGAACTGGCTCGTGCGGTCGCCACCGAGGCCGTCATGCGCAACCGGTACCGGGACGCGGCCGACCCCCCGCTCGTCGCCGACCTGGAGACACACCTGGCTCGCCAGCGCGCCGACGAGCTCGCCGTCCGCCGGTTCTACGTCGAGCGGGGCCTCCTGA
- a CDS encoding aldo/keto reductase: MDGSIMARSVGEWSVPALGIGTWALGGDWQFDGEPAGWGPVDDEESVAAVRAAHDGGVRFVDTADVYGCGHAERVVGRAIAPFRDDVVLATKVGLVFDETARTGAGSDLSAAHIRRACEESLRRLGVDHIDVYQIHPGGAGAEQAHEVVGAFEELVAAGKIRAYGTSATDPDVIAVLAAGGHAVAVQQELNVFGADEPALAACERHDLAVLARTPLAMGLLSGKYRSPDQLPAGDVRRNTPWWTFFDDDRMPEWLARLDAVRDVLTSGGRTLVQGALAYVWARSERAVALPGIRTAAQARELVGALNHGPLAADQLAAVDRLLLGPAPSTT, translated from the coding sequence ATGGACGGATCGATCATGGCGCGCAGCGTGGGGGAGTGGAGCGTTCCGGCGCTCGGCATCGGGACCTGGGCGCTCGGCGGGGACTGGCAGTTCGACGGCGAGCCCGCGGGCTGGGGCCCGGTGGACGACGAGGAGTCGGTGGCGGCGGTTCGCGCCGCCCACGACGGCGGCGTGCGGTTCGTCGACACCGCCGACGTCTACGGATGCGGGCACGCCGAGCGGGTCGTCGGCCGGGCGATCGCCCCGTTCCGCGACGACGTCGTGCTCGCGACGAAGGTCGGGCTCGTGTTCGACGAGACCGCACGTACCGGTGCCGGCAGCGACCTGTCCGCCGCGCACATCCGGAGGGCGTGCGAGGAGAGCCTGCGCCGGCTCGGGGTGGATCACATCGACGTCTACCAGATCCACCCCGGTGGCGCGGGCGCCGAGCAGGCGCACGAGGTCGTGGGCGCGTTCGAGGAGCTGGTGGCGGCCGGGAAGATCCGGGCGTACGGCACCAGCGCGACCGACCCCGACGTGATCGCGGTCCTCGCGGCGGGCGGACACGCCGTGGCCGTGCAGCAGGAGCTCAACGTGTTCGGAGCCGACGAGCCCGCTCTCGCGGCGTGCGAGCGCCACGACCTGGCCGTGCTGGCCCGCACCCCGCTCGCGATGGGGCTGCTCAGCGGCAAGTACCGCAGCCCCGACCAGCTCCCGGCCGGTGACGTCCGCCGGAACACCCCGTGGTGGACGTTCTTCGACGACGACCGGATGCCGGAGTGGCTCGCCCGGCTGGACGCCGTGCGGGACGTGCTCACCTCCGGCGGCCGCACCCTCGTGCAGGGCGCGCTCGCCTACGTGTGGGCCCGCTCGGAGCGGGCGGTGGCGCTACCCGGCATACGGACGGCTGCGCAGGCGCGCGAGCTCGTGGGCGCCCTGAACCACGGCCCGCTCGCAGCCGACCAGCTGGCCGCGGTCGACCGGCTCCTACTGGGACCGGCACCATCCACGACGTGA